The DNA segment AAGAAGAGCCGGAAGATGAAGAGGAGGAGCCGGAAGACGAAGAAGAAGAAAACTGAACGGAAAAGCCGCGAAGCAACGCTCCTTTTGTGGCGCTCGAGGCTGAGCTTGCGGTACCGTTCGGTTTTCGAACCGGTTTGCTCCGCTGAGCACCAGTCAGTCTACCCTCGAGTGCATCGTTGATAGTTGACAACAAGACGAACGTTCTCCCTCCGAACGATATATCAGGTGAAAGAGTAGCACACCCAAACTAGGGAATGGCGTGTGCCAACACATGACGCCAGCATCATGGATTAGAGCCGCTCTAAACCCAGAATAACAACATAGAAATAGTGCAAACACTTCCAGGAGATAATGACTGGAAAAAGAGATATCCTCCTCTTCCTCGGCCTTGCATTCGTCTGGGGAACGTCGTTCGCCGCTATCGAGGTTGGCCTGGCCTCGCTCCCGCCAATTCTCTTTGCGGCTCTTCGATTCGATATCGCAGCTATTGTCTTCGCACTGGCAGTCGCCCTCACCGGCGCACACTGGCGACCACGGACAGGAGCCGACTGGGCGCTCATCGGCGTCGGCGGTGGCTTGCTCATCGGCACTCACTTCGCATTGCTCTTTCTCGGACAGTCGTACGTCTCGAGCGGGGTCGCAGCCATCGTCCTTAGTCTAACCCCCATCGTGACGCCGCCGCTGGCGCTCGCATTGCTCCCTCGGGAACGAATCCGACCCCCGGCAGTCGTCGGCCTGATTCTCGGACTCCTCGGCGTCGTCGTCATCGCACTCGGTGGCGGCTCACTCGACGGTCAGGCCGTCGGCGTCGGCCTCCTCGTCGCCTCCACCATCGCGTTCGCGCTCGGCTCAGTCCTGACCGAACGAACCGAGGGAACGCTGCCAATCGTCTCGCTACAAGCCTGGTCGATGGCGCTTGGGGCTGCCATCTTACACACCCTCAGCGCGGCCCACCCCGCAGAATCCGCGACCGGCCTCGAGGTCGGTCTCCCCGCACTCGGCGCGCTCGCATACCTTGCGCTCGTCGCGACTGGCGGCGGCTTTTTCGTCTACTTCGTCCTGCTCGAGCGAATCGGTGCGACCGAGTTGAGCCTGGTCAACTACGCCGTCCCCGTCGTCGCCGCCGTCGTCGGCTGGCTCGCTCTCGGCGAGTCGCTCACCCCCGCGACAGTCGTCGGTTTCTCCCTGATTCTGGTCGGCTTTGCCCTGTGTAAACTCGGCGCCCTCTGGCAGACGGCCGCACCCGCCGTGGGCTACGGCCCCTACCGTCCGAGCGACCCCGACGGTGTCGTGGTGAGCGGGAACGTGTATCTCCCACTAGATGCGGATCGATCCCACAGTGCAGCGAAAAGTGAGTACGGTACGCCTGGCGTGAGCGCTGACTGACGCTCGAATCGAAACAGCAAAAACGACGTTTTTGAAACGGACACCGACGCACTGTCAGGCGGTGAGAGAACAGGTTACTCGAGATGAATCGCCGGGCGGAACGGTCTTGCCTGACTGGCTTTGTCGGCCGGGTCGACCGGATCTGCATCCTCGTCGTATACCTCGATGTCGGCATCGAACTCACGTTCGAGGAACGTCGTCGCCTCCTCGTAGACTGCCGTTTCCTCGATGCCTGCCAGCGTCTCGAGCGTGTCCTCGTCGCGCTCGCGAACGAACGAAACCAGGTCGCCCACGAGGTCGTTAACTGCGTTTCCTTTCTCTCGAAGTGACTCGTTTTGCATGACCTTTCCCATGACCGCACCCTGGTTCGGCCCGGTCTGGACGACGGTGTCGAACACCTGTCGCTTCCAGTCCGCGCCGACGTACACCCGAATCGTCTCCGGGTCAGTGTCGGTCACGTCGACGATGTCGCGAACGTCCTCGACCAGATTTTCGATCAGCGCTTCTTCGGCCAGCACACCCGCATCCTCGAACTCGGGAACCGGTTCCGGCCACGGCACGTCTTCGGCGGGCTCTCCGGTCAGGCGCTCGTGGAGTTCGTTTGTCATGAACGGCACGAACGGTGCGAGGAGCCGCAGTCGCGTCTCGAGCACGGTTCGCAGCGTCCACTTCGCTCCGGGGCGCTCGAGGTCGGCCCGGCGACGGTACCACTTAAGGTGTTCTTCGAAGCGGTAAAACGCGGTCTGGCTGGCAGTCCGCGTCTCGAACCGCTCCAT comes from the Natronosalvus amylolyticus genome and includes:
- a CDS encoding DMT family transporter, with protein sequence MTGKRDILLFLGLAFVWGTSFAAIEVGLASLPPILFAALRFDIAAIVFALAVALTGAHWRPRTGADWALIGVGGGLLIGTHFALLFLGQSYVSSGVAAIVLSLTPIVTPPLALALLPRERIRPPAVVGLILGLLGVVVIALGGGSLDGQAVGVGLLVASTIAFALGSVLTERTEGTLPIVSLQAWSMALGAAILHTLSAAHPAESATGLEVGLPALGALAYLALVATGGGFFVYFVLLERIGATELSLVNYAVPVVAAVVGWLALGESLTPATVVGFSLILVGFALCKLGALWQTAAPAVGYGPYRPSDPDGVVVSGNVYLPLDADRSHSAAKSEYGTPGVSAD